From Sphingopyxis sp. MWB1, a single genomic window includes:
- a CDS encoding DUF1989 domain-containing protein, translated as MTHRIAPRSGTAFILKKGETLRVTDPEGGQVSDLLAFSAADPKEVVSNGRTFDYEETIRLTAGHRLWSNRSNPMLEIVEDGVGQHDFLLTPCSEATFRHFYPDQPVHRGCFGNLAEALAPYGIEADAIPVAFNLFMNVPVAPDGAIKVIAPTTKAGDFIRLRALTDLIIGLTACSAYDSCGGTFKPIDYVIESA; from the coding sequence ATGACCCATCGCATTGCGCCGCGCAGCGGCACCGCCTTCATCCTGAAAAAAGGCGAGACGCTGCGCGTTACCGATCCCGAAGGCGGGCAGGTCAGCGACCTCCTCGCCTTTTCTGCGGCCGATCCCAAGGAGGTGGTCTCCAACGGGCGCACCTTTGATTATGAAGAGACGATCCGGCTGACGGCGGGGCACCGCCTCTGGTCCAACCGGTCGAACCCGATGCTGGAAATTGTCGAGGATGGCGTCGGCCAGCATGATTTTCTGCTGACACCGTGCAGCGAGGCGACCTTCCGGCATTTCTATCCCGATCAGCCCGTGCATCGCGGCTGTTTCGGCAATCTGGCCGAAGCGCTGGCGCCTTATGGCATCGAAGCCGATGCCATCCCCGTCGCCTTTAACCTGTTCATGAATGTCCCGGTGGCGCCCGATGGCGCGATCAAGGTGATTGCGCCGACGACCAAGGCGGGGGACTTCATCCGCCTGCGCGCACTCACCGACCTCATCATCGGCCTGACCGCCTGCTCTGCCTATGATAGCTGCGGCGGGACCTTCAAGCCGATTGATTATGTGATTGAAAGCGCCTGA
- the ligA gene encoding NAD-dependent DNA ligase LigA, protein MTDIESLSEAEAANELMRLAKSIRHHNQRYHADDDPEISDADFDALVQRNNAIEAAFPHLVRADSPNRLVGSAVEGSPLAKVSHAPRMMSLDNGFSDTDIEEFAARVRRFLHLGDSETVALTAEDKIDGLSCSLRYEKGVLVQAATRGDGMVGEDVTANVRTIADIPGRLEGDVPDLFEIRGEVYMAKDDFAALNGRLLEEAEDPAKARQFANPRNAAAGSLRQKDAAVTAARPLRFLAHGWGETSDVPEATQFAMIKRIESWGVPVSPLLRGFDTVEEALSHYRHIEAERAELPYDIDGVVYKVDRLDWQARLGFVAKAPRWAIAHKFPAERAQTSLEAIEIQVGRTGKLTPVGRLTPVTVGGVVVSNVTLHNRDEIARLGVRPGDRVVIQRAGDVIPQVVDNLTREEERAPFVFPGHCPACGSEAVAEEGEVDVRCTGGLICPAQKFERLRHFVSRGALDIEGLGEKSIAEFLELGWLDKGPADIFRLKDHRGELLAREGWQEKSVDNLLAAIEAKRSPDAARLLFALGIRHIGVVTARDLLKGLGDLARLPDKADELRAWAEANPQGEAESDGKYAARRLEAIKAILEVRADGIGPAVAEALADFFHEPHNRALWDDLLTQVSPPPYVVETRDSEVSGKTVVFTGKLETMSRDEAKAQAERLGAKAAGSVSAKTDLVVAGPGAGSKLKQASALGIKVIDEAEWAAIVAAAE, encoded by the coding sequence ATGACCGATATTGAATCGCTGTCGGAAGCTGAGGCCGCCAATGAATTGATGCGGCTGGCCAAAAGCATCCGCCATCATAACCAGCGCTATCACGCCGATGACGATCCGGAGATTTCGGACGCCGATTTCGACGCGCTGGTTCAGCGCAACAATGCGATCGAAGCGGCATTTCCGCACCTCGTCCGCGCTGACAGTCCCAACCGGCTGGTCGGCTCCGCCGTCGAGGGATCACCGCTCGCCAAGGTCAGCCATGCCCCGCGGATGATGAGCCTCGACAATGGTTTTTCGGACACAGACATAGAGGAATTTGCCGCGCGGGTGCGGCGCTTCCTCCACCTTGGCGACAGCGAAACGGTCGCACTCACCGCCGAAGACAAGATCGATGGGCTGTCCTGTTCGCTGCGCTATGAAAAAGGGGTGCTGGTACAGGCGGCGACGCGCGGCGACGGCATGGTAGGGGAGGATGTGACCGCCAATGTTCGCACCATCGCCGACATTCCCGGGCGGCTGGAGGGCGACGTTCCCGACCTCTTCGAAATTCGCGGCGAGGTCTATATGGCCAAGGATGATTTCGCGGCGCTTAACGGCCGCCTGCTTGAAGAAGCCGAAGACCCCGCCAAGGCGCGGCAATTTGCCAATCCCCGCAATGCCGCCGCCGGTTCGCTGCGCCAGAAGGATGCCGCCGTCACCGCCGCGCGCCCCTTGCGCTTCCTCGCCCATGGGTGGGGCGAAACGAGCGATGTGCCCGAGGCGACGCAATTTGCGATGATCAAGCGCATCGAAAGCTGGGGCGTTCCGGTATCGCCGCTGCTCCGCGGCTTTGACACGGTCGAGGAAGCATTATCGCACTATCGGCATATAGAGGCCGAACGCGCCGAGCTTCCCTATGATATCGACGGCGTCGTCTATAAGGTCGACCGGCTCGACTGGCAGGCGCGGCTGGGCTTTGTCGCCAAGGCGCCGCGCTGGGCGATCGCGCATAAATTTCCCGCCGAACGCGCGCAGACCAGCCTCGAAGCGATCGAGATCCAGGTCGGCCGCACGGGCAAGCTGACCCCTGTGGGCCGCCTCACCCCCGTCACCGTCGGCGGGGTGGTCGTCTCCAACGTCACCTTGCACAATCGCGACGAGATTGCGCGGCTGGGGGTGCGCCCCGGCGACCGGGTCGTCATCCAGCGCGCGGGCGACGTCATTCCGCAGGTCGTCGACAATCTCACCCGCGAGGAAGAGCGCGCGCCCTTTGTCTTTCCGGGCCATTGCCCCGCCTGCGGCAGCGAAGCTGTCGCCGAAGAGGGCGAGGTCGATGTGCGCTGCACCGGCGGGCTGATCTGCCCGGCGCAGAAATTTGAACGATTGCGCCATTTCGTCAGCCGCGGCGCGCTCGATATCGAGGGGCTGGGCGAAAAGAGCATCGCCGAATTTCTCGAACTGGGCTGGCTCGACAAGGGACCGGCGGATATTTTCCGGCTGAAAGACCATCGCGGCGAACTGCTCGCGCGCGAAGGTTGGCAGGAAAAATCGGTCGATAATCTTCTTGCCGCCATTGAGGCAAAGCGGTCGCCCGATGCCGCGCGGCTGCTCTTCGCCCTTGGCATTCGGCACATCGGCGTGGTCACCGCGCGCGATCTGCTCAAGGGGCTGGGCGATCTCGCGCGCCTTCCGGACAAGGCCGATGAATTGCGCGCATGGGCTGAGGCCAATCCGCAGGGCGAAGCCGAATCCGATGGCAAATATGCCGCCCGCCGCCTCGAAGCCATCAAGGCGATATTGGAAGTGCGCGCCGACGGCATCGGCCCCGCCGTGGCCGAGGCGCTCGCCGATTTCTTCCATGAACCGCATAATCGCGCGCTGTGGGACGATCTTCTCACCCAAGTCTCGCCGCCGCCCTATGTCGTCGAAACGCGCGACAGCGAGGTGTCGGGAAAAACGGTGGTGTTTACCGGAAAGCTCGAAACGATGAGCCGCGACGAAGCCAAGGCGCAGGCCGAACGACTGGGCGCCAAGGCCGCCGGATCGGTCAGCGCCAAGACCGATCTTGTCGTCGCCGGACCGGGCGCGGGCTCAAAGCTCAAACAGGCGAGCGCGCTGGGCATCAAGGTGATCGACGAGGCCGAATGGGCGGCGATTGTCGCCGCTGCGGAGTGA
- a CDS encoding ArsR/SmtB family transcription factor, which yields MVEHDSQHLDTIFHALGDATRRSMLGALAERECTVGELAEPFAMSLAAASKHIKMLEKAGLVRREVRGRTHFCSLDPAPLMRADQWLAMYRRYWSDRLDTLEALLRAAGGPPSTPPTPSPKKKKENDDE from the coding sequence ATGGTTGAACATGATTCGCAACATCTCGACACAATTTTTCACGCACTGGGCGACGCGACGCGCCGGTCCATGCTGGGCGCGCTGGCGGAGCGCGAATGCACCGTCGGCGAACTGGCGGAGCCCTTCGCCATGTCGCTTGCCGCCGCTTCCAAACATATCAAGATGCTGGAAAAGGCCGGGCTGGTCCGGCGCGAGGTGCGCGGGCGCACGCATTTTTGCAGCCTTGATCCCGCCCCGCTGATGCGCGCCGATCAATGGCTGGCCATGTATCGCCGCTATTGGAGCGACCGCCTCGACACGCTGGAGGCGTTGCTGCGCGCAGCGGGCGGTCCCCCGTCCACGCCCCCTACCCCCTCCCCAAAGAAGAAGAAGGAGAATGACGATGAATGA
- a CDS encoding putative quinol monooxygenase: protein MEDGTATYGLLGQMMAKPGQRAALAAILTEGTGDMPGNLSYLVGEDAADPDALWIVETWVSKEAHAASLQLPAVQAAIAKGRPLIAGFGTRAEFTPVAKGGA, encoded by the coding sequence ATGGAAGATGGCACCGCAACCTATGGCCTGCTCGGCCAGATGATGGCCAAGCCGGGTCAGCGCGCCGCGCTTGCCGCAATCCTCACCGAAGGAACCGGCGATATGCCCGGCAATCTCAGCTATCTGGTCGGCGAAGATGCCGCCGATCCGGACGCGCTGTGGATCGTGGAAACCTGGGTGTCGAAGGAGGCACATGCCGCCTCGCTTCAGCTTCCCGCGGTGCAGGCGGCCATTGCCAAGGGGCGTCCGCTGATCGCCGGTTTCGGTACGCGCGCTGAATTTACGCCCGTGGCCAAGGGCGGCGCATGA
- a CDS encoding MarR family winged helix-turn-helix transcriptional regulator has product MSEENFLSQVPAASALFLREDEVRRGIEFLFFAHAALWRSVDARLAEHELGRAHYRALYFIARQPGLTVTDLLTLLGITKQSLGRVLKELEARALVTSRPGNRDRRQKELRLTDSGRALEKSVFAALRDAMSRAYTHAGQAAVTGFWQVSEALMPPRDRARAVALGQG; this is encoded by the coding sequence ATGAGCGAAGAAAATTTTCTTTCACAAGTTCCCGCTGCTTCTGCCCTTTTCTTGCGCGAAGATGAAGTGCGCCGGGGAATCGAATTTCTGTTTTTTGCCCATGCCGCGCTGTGGCGCAGCGTCGATGCGCGGCTGGCGGAGCATGAGCTGGGCCGGGCCCATTATCGCGCGCTCTATTTCATTGCGCGCCAGCCGGGCCTGACGGTCACCGACCTGCTCACCCTGCTCGGCATTACCAAGCAGTCGCTGGGCCGTGTGCTGAAGGAGCTGGAAGCGCGCGCGCTCGTCACCTCCCGCCCCGGCAATCGGGACCGGCGGCAAAAGGAATTGCGGCTGACCGACAGCGGGCGGGCACTGGAGAAAAGCGTCTTTGCCGCGCTGCGCGATGCGATGAGCCGCGCCTATACCCATGCGGGTCAGGCGGCGGTCACCGGATTCTGGCAGGTGAGCGAAGCATTGATGCCGCCCCGCGACCGCGCACGCGCCGTAGCGCTGGGGCAAGGCTGA
- a CDS encoding peptidylprolyl isomerase — MLTLSLAALLLLQPEAAKAAPDPIPSAPVSEDRPHVALDTDLGTIIVRIEDKRAPVTAANFLRYVDAKRMEGFQFYRSTRNWGPANQLVQAGNRGDARRNFPPIAHEPTTKTGLTNCKGALSMARLNPGDASSDFFLLLSDIKGFDADAPGGDGHGFAVFGEIVAGADVAEAIFNAPVSPTAGDGVMRGQILDPMVTIKTAGRVPAPADPLPGCVVKAQEGAGSAPAPASSE; from the coding sequence ATGCTGACCCTCTCGCTTGCCGCTCTTTTGCTGTTGCAGCCCGAAGCCGCGAAAGCGGCGCCCGATCCCATCCCTTCGGCGCCGGTCTCCGAAGACCGCCCGCATGTCGCGCTTGATACCGACCTTGGCACGATCATTGTGCGAATCGAGGACAAGCGCGCGCCGGTCACCGCCGCCAATTTCCTGCGCTATGTCGATGCCAAAAGGATGGAGGGGTTCCAATTTTATCGCTCGACGCGCAATTGGGGTCCGGCAAACCAGCTCGTTCAGGCAGGCAATCGCGGCGATGCGCGGCGGAACTTCCCGCCCATTGCGCATGAGCCGACGACCAAGACCGGCCTCACCAATTGCAAGGGCGCGCTGTCGATGGCGCGGCTCAACCCCGGAGATGCCTCCAGCGATTTCTTCCTGCTCCTTTCGGACATAAAGGGCTTTGATGCTGACGCACCGGGCGGCGATGGCCACGGCTTCGCTGTCTTTGGTGAAATTGTCGCGGGCGCTGATGTGGCCGAGGCTATTTTCAACGCGCCGGTTTCGCCAACCGCGGGCGACGGGGTGATGCGCGGGCAGATTCTCGATCCGATGGTGACGATCAAGACCGCCGGCCGTGTGCCCGCGCCCGCTGACCCGCTTCCCGGCTGCGTGGTAAAGGCGCAAGAGGGGGCGGGGTCGGCCCCCGCTCCTGCTTCATCCGAATAA
- a CDS encoding GNAT family N-acetyltransferase: MFSHPLDRPVWSMLCGRQAHLAEGDARARRIDPGYGPFGAAADEGAAAQAALAGLVPEAGELWIVERSPPPLPPGVREVKRATLAQMVAEGPPPAPRPGDPPIIPLGEDHADDMAALADHARPGPWGSKTRFYGPFYGIVEQGRLLAMAGQRMLMPGMAEVSGVATWADCRGRGFARALIAHVMREMALRGDRPFLHSYADNAGAIGLYESLGFARRCDIHLLAVAR; encoded by the coding sequence ATGTTTTCTCACCCCCTCGACCGCCCCGTCTGGTCGATGCTCTGCGGGCGGCAGGCGCATCTGGCGGAGGGGGATGCGCGTGCGCGGCGGATTGATCCGGGCTATGGCCCTTTTGGTGCCGCTGCTGACGAGGGCGCGGCGGCGCAGGCGGCGCTCGCCGGCTTGGTCCCGGAGGCGGGCGAACTTTGGATTGTCGAACGCAGCCCGCCGCCGCTCCCGCCGGGGGTGCGCGAAGTGAAACGCGCCACGCTCGCCCAGATGGTGGCCGAAGGGCCGCCGCCTGCGCCGCGCCCCGGCGATCCGCCGATCATCCCGCTCGGCGAGGACCATGCCGATGATATGGCGGCGCTCGCCGATCATGCGCGCCCCGGTCCCTGGGGCAGCAAGACACGCTTCTATGGTCCCTTTTACGGCATCGTCGAACAGGGGCGCCTCCTCGCCATGGCGGGGCAGCGCATGTTGATGCCGGGCATGGCGGAAGTCAGCGGGGTCGCGACATGGGCCGATTGCCGGGGGCGGGGCTTTGCCCGCGCACTGATCGCCCATGTCATGCGCGAAATGGCGCTGCGGGGCGACCGGCCCTTTCTGCACAGCTATGCCGACAATGCCGGGGCAATCGGCCTGTATGAATCGCTGGGCTTTGCCAGGCGCTGCGACATCCACCTTCTGGCAGTCGCGCGATGA
- a CDS encoding branched-chain amino acid aminotransferase, which translates to MTAPAFAHVPHPSPMADDVRAAAIADPVFGRVFTDHMVSIRYSEDRGWHDAQVMPRGPLSLDPATAVLHYAQEIFEGLKAYRLDDGSMALFRVEANAARFNESARRMAMAELPEQLFIEAVKQIVAVDAHWFPPVEGGALYLRPFMYASEVFLGVKPASEYHFLVIASPVGNYFKSGAPAVSLWVSDDYTRAAPGGTGAAKCGGNYAASLIAQSQAIAKGHDQVVFLDAAERRWIEELGGMNMFFVFDDGSIITPPLTGSILPGITRDALMTLARDAGLTVREEPYAIDQWQADAESGRLTESFACGTAAVVTPVGKVTRGDTSFTIGAGGPGQVTGMLKDRLVDIQRGRAADPYGWVTRL; encoded by the coding sequence ATGACTGCTCCCGCTTTTGCCCATGTGCCGCACCCCAGCCCGATGGCGGACGATGTCCGGGCGGCGGCGATTGCCGATCCGGTGTTCGGGCGGGTGTTCACCGATCATATGGTCTCGATCCGCTATAGCGAGGATCGCGGCTGGCACGACGCCCAGGTGATGCCGCGCGGTCCGCTCTCGCTCGATCCGGCAACGGCGGTGCTCCATTATGCGCAGGAAATTTTCGAAGGGCTGAAGGCTTATCGCCTCGACGACGGGTCGATGGCGCTGTTCCGGGTCGAGGCCAATGCCGCGCGCTTCAACGAAAGCGCGCGCCGCATGGCGATGGCTGAACTGCCCGAGCAATTGTTCATCGAAGCGGTAAAGCAGATCGTCGCCGTGGACGCTCACTGGTTCCCCCCGGTGGAGGGCGGTGCGCTGTATCTGCGCCCCTTCATGTATGCGAGCGAGGTGTTTCTGGGGGTGAAGCCCGCGTCGGAATATCATTTCCTCGTCATCGCCTCGCCCGTCGGCAATTATTTCAAATCGGGCGCGCCCGCCGTCTCGCTCTGGGTATCGGACGATTATACCCGCGCGGCGCCGGGCGGAACGGGCGCCGCCAAATGCGGCGGCAATTATGCCGCCAGCCTGATCGCGCAGAGCCAGGCGATTGCCAAGGGGCATGATCAGGTCGTCTTCCTCGACGCCGCCGAACGCCGCTGGATCGAGGAGCTGGGCGGCATGAACATGTTCTTCGTCTTTGACGACGGCAGCATCATCACCCCGCCGCTCACCGGCAGCATCCTGCCGGGCATCACCCGCGATGCGCTGATGACGCTGGCGCGTGACGCCGGGCTGACGGTGCGCGAGGAACCCTATGCCATCGACCAGTGGCAGGCGGATGCGGAAAGCGGCCGCCTTACCGAAAGTTTTGCCTGCGGCACCGCCGCTGTGGTCACCCCGGTCGGCAAGGTGACGCGCGGCGACACCAGCTTCACCATCGGCGCGGGCGGGCCGGGGCAGGTAACGGGCATGCTCAAGGACCGGCTGGTCGACATCCAGCGCGGCCGCGCCGCCGATCCCTATGGCTGGGTCACCCGCCTTTAA
- a CDS encoding isopenicillin N synthase family dioxygenase codes for MTAAVPLISLSLSDADFARDFGGSFERFGFAMIKDHGIDPALIDDAWDKARQFFALPEETKRHYHIAGGGGARGYTPFGTEIAKGATEVDLKEFWHVGRDLPAGHPLAAQQPNNVWPDEVANFRATFERLFAEFDRVGARLLSGIARYLGLAPDFFDDSIRDGNSVMRLLHYPPVEAPAKGIRAEAHEDINTITLLLGAEEAGLEILDKDGSWLPVSPPPGAMAVNVGDMLQRLTNNRLPSTTHRVRNPDEGRASIARYSMPFFLHFRSDYLIETLDNCIDADHPNLYPEPITADAYLQQRLREIGLIK; via the coding sequence ATGACTGCCGCCGTTCCCCTCATCTCCCTGTCGCTTTCGGACGCGGATTTCGCGCGCGATTTCGGGGGCTCCTTCGAACGCTTCGGATTTGCGATGATCAAGGATCATGGCATCGACCCGGCGCTGATCGACGACGCCTGGGACAAGGCGCGGCAATTTTTCGCCCTGCCCGAAGAAACCAAGCGGCATTATCATATCGCGGGCGGCGGCGGTGCGCGCGGCTATACGCCCTTCGGCACCGAAATCGCCAAGGGCGCGACCGAGGTTGACCTCAAGGAATTCTGGCATGTCGGGCGCGACCTTCCCGCTGGACATCCGCTGGCCGCGCAACAGCCGAACAATGTCTGGCCGGACGAAGTCGCCAATTTCCGCGCGACATTTGAGCGGCTCTTCGCCGAATTCGACCGCGTCGGCGCGCGGCTTCTATCGGGCATCGCGCGCTATCTGGGCCTCGCGCCCGACTTCTTCGACGACAGCATTCGCGACGGCAACAGCGTGATGCGCCTGCTCCATTATCCGCCGGTCGAAGCCCCCGCGAAGGGGATTCGCGCCGAAGCGCATGAGGATATCAACACCATCACCCTGCTGCTGGGCGCCGAAGAGGCCGGGCTGGAAATTCTCGACAAGGATGGAAGCTGGCTTCCGGTCTCGCCGCCGCCGGGCGCGATGGCGGTGAATGTCGGCGACATGCTGCAGCGGCTGACCAATAACCGCCTGCCGTCGACCACCCACCGCGTTCGCAACCCGGATGAAGGGCGCGCGAGCATTGCGCGCTATTCCATGCCCTTCTTTCTGCATTTCCGGTCGGATTATCTCATCGAAACGCTCGACAATTGCATCGATGCCGATCATCCGAACCTTTATCCCGAGCCGATCACAGCCGACGCCTATCTTCAGCAGCGGCTGCGCGAGATTGGTCTGATCAAATAG
- a CDS encoding SRPBCC family protein, translating into MNDVIAADDFGVLTEAATLTISRLLPGSAQHIWSYLVDSDRRRQWLAAGAMEEKAGASVDFVWRNDELMDDPGPRPDSVGEENRMTCEILVIEPPHRLQISWGSTGGVTFTLEERGADTLLTITHHRVMERGTLLAVSAGWHTHLDVLVAKLGGETPRPFWPEWQRLRALYDARFAAAG; encoded by the coding sequence ATGAATGATGTTATTGCCGCCGATGATTTCGGCGTCCTGACCGAAGCTGCCACGCTGACCATATCGCGGCTTTTGCCGGGGTCGGCCCAGCATATCTGGTCCTATCTGGTCGACAGCGACCGCCGCCGCCAATGGCTCGCGGCAGGCGCGATGGAGGAAAAGGCCGGAGCGTCGGTGGACTTTGTCTGGCGCAACGACGAACTGATGGACGATCCCGGTCCCCGGCCTGACAGCGTCGGCGAGGAGAATCGCATGACCTGCGAGATCCTTGTCATCGAGCCGCCCCACCGGCTGCAGATCAGCTGGGGCAGCACCGGCGGGGTGACCTTCACGCTGGAAGAACGCGGTGCCGACACGCTGCTGACCATCACCCATCACCGGGTCATGGAAAGGGGCACGCTGCTCGCCGTCAGCGCAGGCTGGCACACGCATCTCGATGTGCTGGTCGCCAAGCTCGGCGGCGAAACCCCGCGTCCCTTCTGGCCCGAATGGCAGCGGCTGCGGGCCCTCTATGACGCGCGCTTTGCCGCGGCCGGATAA
- a CDS encoding outer membrane protein assembly factor BamD, with protein MTQRPSSRATTRMLAAALVITPLLAACGGGAGVKKDTSYVARDVNTLYRAAQDRLDRQQYRIAAALFDEVERQHPYSPWARRAQLMSAFSYYMDREYTPAIEAAQRFLAIHPGNKDAPYAFYLIGLSYYEQISDVTRDQKITEQAKAALGEVIRRYPDSRYAADARLKLDLVEDHLAGKEMEIGRFYQRSSNWLAASIRFREVVDKFQTTSHTPEALYRLTESYLALGIPEEAKKSAAVLGANYPGNEWYERAYKLMQRYAPDA; from the coding sequence ATGACTCAGCGTCCTTCTTCGCGCGCCACGACGCGCATGCTCGCCGCCGCCCTCGTCATCACGCCCTTGCTTGCGGCCTGCGGGGGAGGGGCCGGGGTCAAGAAGGACACCAGCTATGTCGCGCGCGACGTCAATACCTTGTACCGCGCGGCACAGGACCGGCTCGACCGCCAGCAATATCGAATTGCCGCCGCCTTGTTCGACGAGGTGGAGCGCCAGCACCCCTATTCGCCCTGGGCACGCCGCGCGCAGCTGATGAGCGCGTTCAGCTATTATATGGACCGCGAATATACCCCCGCGATCGAAGCCGCGCAGCGCTTCCTCGCCATTCATCCGGGGAATAAGGACGCGCCCTATGCTTTTTATCTGATCGGCCTCAGCTATTATGAGCAGATCAGCGATGTGACGCGCGACCAGAAAATCACCGAACAGGCCAAGGCCGCGCTGGGTGAAGTGATCCGCCGCTATCCCGACAGCCGCTATGCCGCCGACGCGCGGTTGAAGCTCGATCTGGTGGAGGACCATCTGGCGGGCAAGGAAATGGAAATCGGCCGCTTTTACCAGCGCAGTTCCAACTGGCTTGCCGCGTCGATTCGCTTCCGCGAAGTTGTCGACAAATTCCAGACGACCAGCCACACGCCCGAGGCGCTTTATCGCCTCACCGAATCCTATCTGGCGCTGGGCATTCCGGAAGAAGCGAAAAAGTCGGCTGCTGTGCTCGGGGCAAATTATCCCGGCAATGAATGGTATGAGCGCGCCTATAAATTGATGCAGCGCTACGCACCCGACGCGTAG
- the recN gene encoding DNA repair protein RecN produces the protein MLTALSIANIVLIERLDLDFEAGLGVLTGETGAGKSILLDALGLVLGARADTGLVRQGADRAQVVASFAPPAADTPLAALLADNDIAMEAGEPLLIRRTVKADGGSRAFLNDQPCSAALLREIGPHLVEIHGQHDDRGLLAPAGHRALLDAYARADTRAVAEAHAAWRAAEEQLAAARAALDAAERDREWLEHCVAELQALNPQPDEEAELAEARAAMQKGERIAGDLAAIMTAFEGSDSGPALLRGAARRLDRLAGDHPLLAEALASLDRAIIDADDAETKLVEAARAMEYDPERLEATEARLFELRALARKHGCQPDELPALADNLAQRLDSIMGGGAGIARLESAVRDTAAAYTHAAIALSDQRKKAAARLDAAVAGELAPLKLDAARFQTLVEPLPAERWGAEGMDRVEFLIATNPGAPFAPLAKIASGGELSRFILALKVALAEEGGADTIIFDEIDRGVGGAVASAIGERLARLASAGKQLLAVTHSPQVAAKGGAHFLIAKSSEGVVTRTSVRALDAAARREEIARMLSGAEVTAEARAQADRLMEAV, from the coding sequence GTGCTGACCGCTTTGTCTATTGCGAATATCGTTCTGATCGAACGGCTCGACCTCGATTTCGAGGCAGGGCTGGGCGTGCTCACGGGCGAAACCGGGGCAGGCAAGTCGATCCTGCTCGACGCACTGGGGCTGGTTCTGGGCGCGCGCGCCGATACCGGCCTTGTACGGCAGGGCGCCGACCGCGCGCAGGTGGTGGCAAGCTTTGCGCCGCCTGCTGCCGACACCCCGCTGGCTGCGCTTCTGGCGGACAATGATATCGCGATGGAGGCGGGCGAGCCCTTGCTCATCCGCCGCACGGTCAAGGCCGATGGCGGCAGCCGCGCCTTTTTGAACGACCAGCCCTGCTCGGCGGCGCTGCTGCGCGAAATCGGCCCGCACCTCGTCGAAATTCACGGACAGCATGATGACCGGGGGCTGCTTGCTCCCGCAGGGCACCGCGCCTTGCTCGACGCCTATGCCCGCGCCGACACGCGCGCGGTGGCGGAGGCGCACGCTGCATGGCGCGCGGCAGAGGAGCAGCTTGCAGCGGCCCGCGCCGCGCTCGATGCCGCCGAGCGCGACCGCGAATGGCTCGAACATTGTGTCGCCGAATTGCAGGCGCTGAACCCCCAGCCCGATGAGGAAGCGGAACTCGCCGAAGCGCGCGCGGCGATGCAAAAGGGGGAGCGCATCGCGGGCGATCTCGCCGCCATCATGACGGCGTTTGAGGGCAGCGACAGCGGCCCCGCGTTGCTGCGCGGCGCGGCGCGGCGGCTCGACCGGCTGGCCGGGGATCATCCGCTGCTGGCCGAGGCGCTGGCCAGCCTCGACCGGGCGATCATCGACGCCGATGACGCCGAAACCAAGCTGGTCGAGGCCGCGCGGGCGATGGAATATGACCCCGAACGGCTGGAGGCGACCGAAGCGCGCCTCTTCGAACTACGCGCGCTGGCCCGCAAACATGGCTGCCAGCCGGATGAATTACCCGCGCTGGCGGACAATCTCGCCCAGCGGCTCGACAGCATCATGGGCGGGGGCGCCGGGATTGCCCGGCTGGAAAGCGCGGTGCGCGACACCGCCGCCGCCTATACCCATGCCGCGATCGCCCTGTCGGATCAGCGCAAGAAAGCCGCCGCGCGCCTCGATGCCGCCGTGGCGGGGGAATTGGCGCCGCTGAAACTCGACGCCGCGCGGTTCCAGACGCTGGTTGAACCCCTGCCGGCCGAGCGCTGGGGCGCGGAGGGTATGGACCGGGTCGAATTTCTTATCGCCACCAATCCCGGCGCGCCCTTTGCCCCACTCGCCAAAATCGCGAGCGGCGGCGAGCTGTCGCGCTTCATCCTCGCGCTCAAAGTGGCGCTGGCAGAGGAAGGCGGCGCGGACACGATCATCTTTGACGAGATTGACCGCGGCGTGGGCGGCGCGGTGGCCAGCGCGATCGGCGAACGGCTCGCGCGGCTCGCCTCGGCGGGCAAGCAATTGCTCGCCGTGACGCACAGCCCGCAGGTGGCGGCAAAGGGCGGCGCGCATTTCCTCATCGCCAAATCGAGCGAAGGCGTCGTCACCCGCACCAGCGTGCGCGCGCTGGACGCGGCCGCACGGCGCGAGGAAATCGCCCGCATGCTCTCCGGCGCCGAAGTGACAGCCGAAGCCCGCGCGCAGGCGGACAGACTAATGGAGGCGGTGTGA